Proteins from a single region of Geothrix sp. PMB-07:
- a CDS encoding response regulator encodes MRFHPPWRSIRGRMLMVALAVEATMLTLLVANSLRLLSGHMTEQAADHVAQLTPVLNAALVAPVAQRDYATVQAILDESRAVQGIDYLALVDASGRVVAESGWERGRALPTPDREVRLFREGGIPRFNAATPITLAGQKLGTLHVGLNLSKIVSAHRQMLRQGVLIAAFEVLLSAGLLALLGYWMTRHLAALTRASEAVAGGNLTPPPVDEGPDDVGRLGAAFNAMSRAVAERIGELTQARDLQTALSQEAEQEHARMLALLSVMDLGVVFVDPRDRILYENPAFRTMWRMQTVEAPAGRPFAKAVPEFCVWHGAWKRLREEEADHGEIRLGDGRILTQRSHLAVDQMGRPLGRLWLYEDVTEARGIAQTLLEAKEAAEQGSRAKASFLATMSHEIRTPMNGVLGMTDLALAGDLPAEQREQLGWVKSSAESLLTILNDILDFSKIDAGHLDLESHAFDLHPFLSGVLGLQARSAEAKGISLDWEAIGPLPVRVLGDSVRLGQVLNNLISNAIKFTSQGGVRVAASQEPRLPGDPADRARLVFSVVDSGLGIPEDKLSHIFSPFAQADASITRKYGGTGLGLAIAKQLADLMGGSLQVQSELGRGSTFHFRAVLQILAAEAPRPISEAPVTGTSGLGACVLLVEDTPVNQVLGRTLLEKQGFQVVLAEDGLEALAVFRRQPFDIILMDMQMPNMDGLEATMRIRDLERSEGRDPVPIIALTANAMESDRNRCMRAGMDGFLAKPFRRNDVMAVLGRFLRQAR; translated from the coding sequence GCATGCTCATGGTGGCCCTGGCGGTCGAAGCGACCATGCTTACCCTGCTGGTGGCCAACAGCCTCCGCCTGCTTTCGGGCCACATGACTGAGCAGGCCGCCGATCACGTGGCCCAGCTGACGCCCGTGCTCAACGCGGCGCTGGTGGCGCCCGTGGCCCAGCGGGACTACGCCACCGTGCAGGCCATCCTCGATGAAAGCCGGGCCGTGCAGGGCATCGACTACCTGGCCCTCGTGGATGCCAGCGGCCGTGTGGTGGCCGAGAGCGGCTGGGAACGCGGCCGTGCCCTGCCTACCCCTGACCGTGAGGTGCGCCTCTTCCGCGAGGGCGGGATTCCCCGCTTCAATGCCGCCACGCCCATTACGCTCGCCGGCCAGAAGTTGGGCACGCTCCATGTGGGCCTCAACCTCTCGAAGATCGTGTCGGCCCACCGGCAGATGCTCCGCCAGGGCGTGCTCATCGCGGCCTTCGAAGTGCTGCTGTCCGCAGGGCTGCTGGCCCTCCTGGGCTACTGGATGACGCGCCACCTGGCGGCGTTGACGCGGGCCAGCGAGGCCGTGGCGGGAGGCAACCTCACCCCGCCGCCCGTGGACGAGGGACCCGATGATGTGGGACGCCTGGGGGCGGCCTTCAATGCCATGTCGCGGGCTGTGGCCGAACGCATCGGCGAGCTGACCCAGGCCCGGGATCTGCAGACGGCACTTTCCCAGGAAGCAGAGCAGGAGCACGCCCGGATGCTTGCCCTGCTCTCTGTGATGGATCTGGGGGTGGTGTTTGTCGATCCTCGGGACCGCATCCTCTATGAGAACCCGGCTTTTCGGACAATGTGGCGCATGCAGACTGTGGAGGCCCCGGCTGGGAGGCCATTCGCGAAGGCCGTTCCCGAGTTCTGCGTGTGGCACGGCGCCTGGAAGCGCCTCCGGGAAGAGGAAGCGGATCATGGTGAGATCCGTTTGGGCGATGGCCGGATCCTCACCCAGCGCAGCCATCTCGCCGTGGATCAGATGGGTCGGCCCCTGGGCCGCCTCTGGCTCTACGAAGATGTCACCGAAGCCCGCGGCATCGCCCAGACCCTCTTGGAGGCCAAGGAAGCGGCGGAACAGGGAAGCCGAGCCAAGGCTTCCTTCCTGGCCACCATGAGCCACGAGATCCGCACCCCCATGAACGGCGTTTTGGGCATGACGGATCTGGCCCTGGCCGGTGATCTCCCTGCCGAGCAGCGCGAGCAGCTGGGCTGGGTGAAGTCCTCTGCTGAAAGCCTGTTGACGATCCTCAACGACATCCTCGATTTTTCGAAGATCGACGCAGGCCACCTGGACCTGGAGAGCCACGCCTTCGACCTCCATCCCTTCCTGAGCGGTGTGCTGGGGCTGCAAGCCCGATCCGCAGAAGCCAAAGGCATCAGCCTGGATTGGGAAGCCATTGGTCCGCTGCCCGTGAGGGTGCTCGGGGATTCGGTTCGGCTGGGGCAGGTGCTCAACAACCTCATTTCAAATGCCATCAAGTTCACGAGCCAGGGGGGTGTTCGGGTGGCCGCCTCCCAAGAGCCGCGGCTGCCTGGCGATCCGGCAGACCGGGCCCGGCTCGTGTTCTCCGTGGTGGACAGTGGCCTGGGCATTCCCGAGGACAAGCTCAGCCACATTTTCTCGCCCTTCGCCCAGGCGGATGCCTCCATCACGCGCAAGTACGGCGGTACCGGCCTGGGCCTGGCCATTGCGAAACAACTGGCAGATCTCATGGGCGGCAGCCTGCAGGTGCAAAGTGAGCTGGGTCGCGGCAGCACCTTCCACTTCCGGGCAGTCCTCCAAATCCTTGCGGCCGAAGCGCCGCGGCCCATCTCGGAGGCGCCGGTGACGGGCACTTCCGGGCTGGGTGCCTGTGTTCTGTTGGTGGAGGACACACCCGTCAACCAGGTGCTGGGCCGGACGCTGCTGGAGAAACAGGGCTTCCAGGTGGTGCTGGCTGAGGATGGCCTCGAGGCCTTGGCGGTCTTCCGGCGGCAGCCCTTCGACATCATCCTCATGGACATGCAGATGCCCAACATGGATGGACTGGAAGCCACGATGCGAATCCGCGATCTGGAGCGTTCCGAGGGGCGCGACCCGGTGCCCATCATCGCCCTGACGGCCAATGCCATGGAGAGTGACCGGAATCGCTGCATGAGGGCGGGCATGGATGGCTTCCTCGCCAAGCCCTTCCGCCGCAACGACGTGATGGCGGTGCTGGGGAGATTCCTCCGGCAGGCCCGATGA
- a CDS encoding ABC-F family ATP-binding cassette domain-containing protein, protein MISFSNVSKQYGKQILFIEADFQLNPGEKVGLVGPNGAGKSTLFRMIMGEESPDDGSVTLPKKLTLGYFRQEVDEMSGRPVLDEAIAGSGRLGDLHHELMDLEHAMSDPERGDELEAILERFGHVQEEYQHLGGYELEAKARACLHGLGFEDAQIDGDVGALSGGWKMRVSMAKVLLGNFDVLLMDEPTNHLDIESILWLETFLKNVPATLLMTSHDRDFMNRVVTKVLEIDGGDIVTYSGNYDFYVKEREQREANQEAAYARQQAKLAKEQRFIERFSAHAAKAAQVQSRVKALDKIERIEPPKRSRVVKWDFRSPGRSGDDVLMTEGLCKAYGARKLYDQFAFHIRRGERWCVMGRNGAGKSTLLKMVSGAITPDAGTVKLGASLKLGYFSQQALDLLNPELTVIEQMQQDFPMEGLGVLRNLLGAFQFSGDDVDKRIRALSGGEKSRLVMARMLFDPPNFLVLDEPTNHLDLATKEMLIEALKDFEGTMLFVSHDREFLRGLANRVLELGGEEHDGPLLFGGSYAEYVERMGREAPGVHN, encoded by the coding sequence ATGATCTCGTTCTCGAATGTCAGCAAGCAGTACGGCAAGCAGATCCTCTTCATTGAGGCGGATTTTCAGCTCAACCCCGGCGAGAAGGTAGGCCTGGTGGGCCCCAACGGTGCCGGGAAATCCACCCTGTTCCGCATGATCATGGGCGAGGAATCGCCTGATGATGGCTCGGTGACCCTGCCGAAGAAACTCACCCTCGGCTACTTCCGCCAGGAGGTAGATGAGATGTCGGGTCGGCCGGTGCTGGACGAGGCCATCGCGGGGAGCGGGCGCCTGGGTGATCTGCACCATGAGTTGATGGATCTGGAACACGCCATGTCCGATCCCGAGCGTGGCGACGAACTGGAGGCCATCCTGGAGCGCTTCGGCCACGTGCAGGAGGAATACCAGCACCTGGGCGGCTACGAACTGGAAGCCAAGGCACGGGCCTGTCTGCATGGCCTCGGCTTTGAGGATGCGCAGATCGATGGCGATGTCGGTGCGCTTTCCGGCGGCTGGAAGATGCGTGTCTCCATGGCCAAGGTGCTGCTGGGGAACTTCGACGTGCTGCTCATGGACGAGCCCACCAACCACCTGGACATCGAATCCATCCTCTGGCTGGAGACCTTTCTCAAGAACGTTCCCGCCACACTCCTGATGACCAGCCACGACCGCGATTTCATGAATCGCGTGGTGACCAAGGTGTTGGAGATCGACGGCGGCGACATCGTCACCTACTCGGGCAATTACGATTTCTACGTGAAGGAGCGCGAGCAGCGCGAGGCCAATCAGGAGGCTGCCTACGCCCGCCAGCAGGCCAAGCTGGCCAAGGAGCAGCGCTTCATCGAGCGCTTCTCCGCGCATGCCGCCAAGGCCGCCCAGGTGCAGAGCCGCGTGAAGGCGCTGGACAAGATCGAGCGCATCGAACCACCCAAGCGCAGCCGGGTGGTGAAGTGGGATTTCCGCAGCCCGGGCCGTTCGGGTGACGACGTGCTGATGACCGAAGGGCTCTGCAAGGCCTACGGCGCACGGAAGCTCTATGATCAGTTTGCCTTCCACATCCGCCGAGGTGAGCGGTGGTGTGTCATGGGCCGGAACGGGGCGGGCAAGTCCACCCTGCTGAAAATGGTTTCGGGTGCCATCACGCCGGATGCAGGTACCGTGAAACTGGGTGCCAGCCTCAAGCTGGGCTATTTCTCACAGCAGGCTCTGGATCTGCTGAACCCCGAGCTGACGGTGATCGAGCAGATGCAGCAGGACTTCCCCATGGAAGGATTGGGTGTGCTGCGCAACCTGCTCGGCGCCTTCCAGTTCTCTGGAGACGACGTGGACAAGCGCATCCGCGCGCTATCCGGCGGCGAAAAATCGCGCCTGGTCATGGCCCGCATGCTCTTCGATCCCCCCAACTTCCTTGTGCTGGACGAGCCCACCAACCACCTGGATCTGGCCACGAAAGAGATGCTCATCGAAGCGTTGAAGGATTTTGAAGGCACCATGCTCTTCGTGTCCCATGACCGTGAGTTCCTGCGCGGCCTGGCCAACCGGGTGCTGGAGCTGGGGGGTGAGGAGCACGATGGACCGCTGCTGTTTGGCGGATCGTATGCTGAATATGTCGAACGCATGGGCCGCGAAGCGCCGGGCGTTCACAACTGA